A DNA window from Brenneria izadpanahii contains the following coding sequences:
- a CDS encoding TIGR00730 family Rossman fold protein, whose translation MRIGIFCGSASGHDPIYMTAAKQVGEQLALRHIAIVYGGGRVGLMGAMADAALAAGGEVIGVIPQGLADREIAHKELTKLIVVKNMHERKAKMAELADGFVALPGGAGTLEEIFEQWTWAQLGLHHKPCAFYNINGYYDPLQAMSKQMVREGFMMERFDKMLTFSSDISQLIENFTHYTPPEQKWLSSTSIEK comes from the coding sequence ATGAGAATAGGTATTTTTTGTGGTTCAGCCTCCGGCCATGATCCGATCTATATGACGGCGGCAAAGCAGGTAGGCGAACAGTTGGCGTTGCGCCATATCGCCATCGTGTATGGCGGCGGGCGCGTCGGCCTGATGGGCGCCATGGCGGACGCCGCGCTGGCGGCCGGTGGTGAAGTGATTGGCGTCATTCCTCAGGGACTGGCCGATCGGGAGATCGCGCATAAGGAGTTGACTAAGCTGATCGTCGTAAAAAACATGCATGAGCGGAAGGCGAAAATGGCGGAGCTGGCGGACGGTTTTGTCGCCCTTCCCGGCGGCGCGGGCACGCTTGAAGAAATATTCGAGCAATGGACCTGGGCGCAGTTGGGCCTGCATCATAAACCCTGCGCCTTCTATAATATTAATGGTTACTATGATCCGTTGCAGGCGATGAGCAAGCAGATGGTCAGGGAAGGATTTATGATGGAGCGTTTTGACAAGATGCTGACTTTTAGCTCAGATATCAGTCAGTTGATCGAAAATTTCACCCACTATACGCCGCCGGAACAAAAATGGCTCTCTTCCACATCAATAGAGAAGTAA
- a CDS encoding NUDIX hydrolase: MTNANNNAPKTLRLSAAIVVNDAGEMLLVRKRNTQAFMQPGGKIDGQETPTDALLRELHEELSLHIDESQLQHMGRYHAKAANEPDTWIDAEIFWLSLSAPIVPAAEIEEAVWIDIRKQPAGMTLAPLTEQQLIPIARERLA; this comes from the coding sequence ATGACCAACGCTAACAACAACGCCCCCAAAACCTTGCGCCTTTCCGCGGCAATCGTGGTGAATGACGCCGGAGAAATGCTGCTGGTCAGGAAACGGAATACGCAGGCCTTTATGCAACCCGGCGGAAAGATCGACGGTCAGGAAACGCCAACCGACGCCCTATTGCGTGAACTGCATGAAGAACTGTCGCTTCATATCGATGAATCGCAGTTGCAGCATATGGGGCGTTATCATGCCAAAGCCGCCAACGAACCCGATACCTGGATAGACGCGGAAATTTTCTGGCTATCGCTTTCCGCGCCCATCGTCCCGGCGGCGGAAATTGAAGAGGCCGTATGGATCGATATACGGAAACAGCCCGCCGGAATGACGCTGGCGCCGTTAACCGAGCAACAGCTGATCCCGATAGCGCGGGAAAGACTGGCGTAG
- a CDS encoding TetR/AcrR family transcriptional regulator, with amino-acid sequence MNSESYAELKPRRGRPPKTDRGFADTREELIRSGLEVITKTGYLSAGIDTVIKNISVPKGSFYHYFKNKREFGIAVLTAYGSFFAHKLDKFLLNTQLPPLQRMQNFVTHAGLGMAKYDFKRGCLVGNLLQEAPLLPEDFPDMLKSILEDWETRVAQCLEEAQRAGQIATATPPSLLARIFWSGWEGAVMRAKLFRSVEPLEQFWAFFLQSIHNKEHLPSER; translated from the coding sequence ATGAATTCTGAATCCTACGCCGAACTTAAACCGCGCAGGGGACGCCCGCCCAAAACGGATCGGGGCTTCGCCGACACGCGCGAAGAGTTGATTCGCTCAGGTCTGGAAGTGATAACCAAGACCGGTTACCTGTCCGCCGGCATTGATACCGTGATTAAAAACATTTCAGTTCCGAAAGGCTCCTTTTATCACTATTTCAAGAATAAAAGAGAGTTCGGCATCGCGGTGCTAACCGCCTACGGTTCGTTTTTCGCCCACAAACTGGATAAGTTTTTACTCAATACCCAGTTACCGCCCTTGCAACGCATGCAGAATTTTGTCACCCACGCCGGTCTGGGTATGGCGAAATATGACTTTAAACGGGGATGCCTGGTCGGCAACCTGCTGCAAGAGGCGCCCCTGCTTCCCGAAGATTTTCCCGACATGCTCAAATCCATCCTGGAAGACTGGGAGACGCGCGTCGCGCAATGTCTGGAAGAAGCGCAACGCGCCGGGCAGATCGCAACCGCTACGCCGCCATCGTTGCTGGCCCGGATCTTCTGGTCCGGCTGGGAAGGTGCGGTCATGCGCGCGAAACTATTCCGTTCGGTGGAACCGCTTGAACAGTTTTGGGCGTTTTTCCTGCAAAGTATTCATAACAAAGAGCACCTGCCGTCAGAGAGATAA
- a CDS encoding MDR family oxidoreductase — MKALVLEQQDDKTLAEVKDITLPAMADGEVLVDVDWSSLNYKDALAITGKGKIIRQFPMVPGIDFAGRVNRSNDPRFQPGQAVILTGWGVGETHWGGLAQQACVKGDWLVSVPAGLDERKAMIVGTAGFTAMLCVLALEDAGVKPESGKVVVTGASGGVGSTAIALLHALGYTVAAVTGRENTSDYLRRLGASEILPRADFAQSRPLEKQLWAGAVDTVGDSVLAKVLAQTNYGGCVAACGLAGGFSLPTTVMPFILRNVRLQGVDSVSVPTARRNEVWSRLTEILPESFYQQAATEIKLEEAIGTAADFLHNKIQGRTLVKIGG, encoded by the coding sequence ATGAAAGCTCTCGTACTCGAACAGCAAGACGACAAAACGCTGGCGGAGGTAAAAGACATTACGCTTCCTGCTATGGCTGATGGCGAAGTGTTAGTGGATGTCGACTGGTCCAGCCTTAATTACAAAGATGCATTGGCGATTACGGGTAAAGGTAAAATTATCCGTCAATTCCCGATGGTTCCGGGCATCGATTTCGCCGGTCGGGTAAACCGCAGCAATGACCCGCGCTTCCAGCCCGGCCAAGCAGTGATTTTGACCGGCTGGGGCGTGGGCGAAACCCACTGGGGCGGTTTAGCGCAACAGGCGTGCGTTAAAGGCGACTGGCTGGTGTCCGTCCCGGCTGGACTGGATGAGCGTAAGGCCATGATCGTCGGCACCGCCGGTTTTACCGCCATGCTGTGCGTCCTGGCGCTGGAGGATGCGGGCGTTAAGCCGGAAAGCGGCAAAGTCGTGGTTACCGGCGCCAGCGGCGGAGTGGGAAGCACGGCGATCGCTTTGCTGCACGCGCTGGGGTATACCGTGGCGGCGGTTACCGGACGAGAAAACACCAGTGATTATCTGCGTCGACTCGGCGCCAGTGAAATCCTTCCCCGCGCTGATTTCGCCCAGTCCCGCCCGCTTGAAAAACAGCTTTGGGCGGGAGCGGTGGATACGGTGGGCGATAGCGTACTGGCAAAAGTGCTGGCGCAGACGAACTATGGCGGCTGCGTCGCGGCCTGCGGCCTGGCGGGCGGTTTTAGCCTGCCGACGACGGTGATGCCGTTCATCCTGCGCAACGTGCGTTTGCAGGGCGTGGATTCCGTTTCGGTGCCTACCGCCCGCCGGAATGAAGTCTGGAGCCGGCTAACGGAAATACTGCCGGAGAGTTTCTACCAGCAGGCCGCGACTGAGATCAAATTAGAAGAGGCGATCGGCACCGCCGCGGATTTTTTGCATAACAAAATACAGGGACGGACGCTGGTAAAAATCGGCGGCTAA
- a CDS encoding M20 aminoacylase family protein — translation MNNTILKKISEYLPELIAIRQDIHQHPEAAFEEQRTAALVARTLESWGIEVTRGLAGTGVVGTIVGNRPGARRIGLRADMDALNMEETTGLPYCSAYKGKMHACGHDGHTAMLLGAARYLAENPDFAGKVHLIFQPAEEEGGGGRVMIEEGLFERFPCDAVYGLHNEPGLPVGRFGIRPGPMLASVDTWSVKFNGTGGHGAVPHRATDPSMPLAHFLLGLQTIIGRNVPARETAVISAGYISAGHARSANVIPSEIVVRGTARTYETSVRDTLEQRLCELALNLAAAHQCAAEVCYDRGYPALVNAAPQTELAAAAAVRTVGEEGVDAAYPPITAGEDFAYMLKARPGAFMLIGNGVQPDGSYHHVHTPLFDFNDEILPLGIGYWINIVKLELGGE, via the coding sequence ATGAACAACACGATATTAAAAAAAATCAGCGAGTACCTTCCTGAGCTGATCGCTATTCGCCAGGATATTCACCAGCACCCCGAAGCGGCGTTCGAAGAACAACGAACCGCCGCGCTTGTCGCCAGAACGCTTGAAAGCTGGGGCATCGAGGTGACGCGCGGGCTCGCCGGCACCGGCGTTGTCGGCACCATCGTCGGCAACCGTCCGGGGGCGCGCCGTATCGGGCTCCGGGCGGATATGGATGCGCTGAACATGGAGGAAACGACCGGCTTGCCTTATTGCTCCGCCTACAAAGGGAAAATGCACGCCTGCGGCCATGACGGTCATACGGCGATGCTGCTGGGCGCGGCCCGCTACCTTGCCGAAAATCCCGACTTCGCCGGTAAGGTTCACCTTATTTTCCAGCCGGCGGAAGAAGAGGGCGGCGGCGGGCGCGTGATGATTGAAGAGGGGCTGTTTGAGCGCTTCCCCTGCGATGCCGTCTACGGATTGCACAACGAGCCGGGATTGCCGGTCGGCCGGTTCGGCATCCGGCCCGGCCCGATGCTGGCCAGCGTCGATACCTGGAGCGTCAAATTCAATGGCACCGGCGGGCATGGCGCGGTTCCTCATCGCGCCACCGATCCCAGCATGCCGCTTGCGCATTTCCTGCTGGGGCTGCAAACCATTATCGGGCGTAACGTGCCGGCGCGGGAGACCGCCGTCATCAGCGCCGGTTACATTTCGGCGGGACACGCGCGCTCCGCCAATGTCATTCCCAGCGAAATTGTCGTGCGCGGAACCGCCCGCACCTATGAAACGTCGGTCAGGGATACGCTGGAGCAGCGGCTTTGCGAGCTGGCGCTAAACCTGGCGGCCGCTCACCAATGTGCGGCGGAGGTCTGCTATGACCGGGGATATCCCGCGCTGGTGAACGCCGCGCCGCAAACGGAACTCGCCGCGGCAGCGGCGGTGCGCACGGTGGGCGAGGAGGGGGTTGATGCGGCGTATCCGCCGATTACCGCCGGCGAGGATTTCGCCTATATGCTGAAAGCGCGGCCGGGAGCGTTTATGCTGATTGGCAACGGCGTTCAGCCCGACGGCAGCTATCACCATGTCCACACGCCGCTGTTTGATTTCAATGACGAGATTCTGCCGCTTGGCATCGGCTATTGGATCAATATCGTGAAGCTGGAACTGGGCGGGGAATAA
- a CDS encoding MFS transporter: MERSSAAVSAREQHETEANAPGRTASIGAITLGNALEFYDFTIYSIFAAVIARQFFPAETPLGSLLLSVAVFGVGFLTRPLGGILIGAYADRKGRKAAMTLTISLMALSSAMLAVIPPYASIGIAAPCLVVLARLIQGFSAGGEMGPATTYLLERAPANKRGFFTSWQSASQGLAFLIAGLMGFIMTQILPKESLESWGWRLPFLLGVLIAPVGIYIRNRLPETLNHEQAHRSTKAVLADLFSGHGRTVALAGLAIAGGAVTMYISSYMTTYALTTLKLPMGVAMLATFVTGATMAVMSLVGGWLSDRFGRKVVMIVPRMLLVLAAYPAFLLITHHQTGTMLLLMVALLVTLHSINAGVMLGMIPESFPSHVRSIGLSFSYAVAVTLFGGTAQFVVTWLIGITGDPMTPAWYLVIANAVAVVAMLMMRETRHVSLND; encoded by the coding sequence ATGGAAAGAAGTTCGGCGGCTGTTTCCGCCCGCGAGCAGCATGAAACAGAGGCTAACGCGCCGGGGAGGACGGCGAGTATTGGGGCGATAACGCTTGGAAACGCGCTTGAGTTTTATGATTTTACTATTTACAGCATTTTCGCCGCCGTTATTGCCCGGCAGTTTTTTCCAGCGGAAACGCCGCTGGGCAGCCTGCTGCTTTCGGTCGCGGTTTTCGGCGTCGGATTTCTGACGCGTCCGCTGGGGGGGATCCTGATCGGCGCCTATGCCGATCGAAAAGGACGAAAAGCGGCGATGACCCTGACCATATCCCTGATGGCGCTGAGTTCGGCGATGCTCGCCGTCATTCCGCCTTATGCCTCCATTGGCATCGCGGCGCCTTGCCTGGTGGTGCTGGCTCGCCTTATTCAGGGATTTTCCGCCGGCGGCGAAATGGGGCCGGCCACGACCTACCTGTTGGAACGCGCGCCCGCCAACAAGCGAGGCTTCTTCACCAGCTGGCAGTCGGCCAGTCAGGGATTGGCTTTTCTGATCGCCGGTCTGATGGGGTTTATTATGACGCAGATTTTGCCGAAAGAGAGTCTGGAGTCATGGGGATGGCGGCTGCCGTTTCTGCTGGGGGTTCTGATTGCCCCGGTCGGCATCTATATTCGTAATCGTCTGCCTGAAACGCTGAACCACGAACAGGCGCACCGCTCGACAAAAGCCGTTCTTGCCGATTTGTTCTCCGGTCATGGCCGTACCGTGGCGCTTGCCGGTCTCGCGATCGCCGGGGGCGCCGTCACCATGTATATATCAAGCTATATGACCACCTACGCGCTGACGACGCTCAAGCTGCCGATGGGCGTCGCCATGCTGGCGACGTTCGTTACCGGCGCCACCATGGCGGTAATGAGCCTGGTGGGCGGCTGGCTGTCTGACCGGTTCGGCCGCAAGGTGGTGATGATCGTTCCTCGCATGCTGCTGGTTCTGGCGGCATATCCCGCCTTCCTGCTGATCACCCATCACCAGACGGGAACCATGCTGCTGCTGATGGTCGCGCTGCTGGTGACGCTGCATTCAATCAATGCCGGCGTGATGCTGGGCATGATCCCCGAATCCTTCCCCAGCCACGTGCGTAGCATCGGCCTCTCTTTTTCCTATGCCGTGGCGGTCACCCTCTTCGGCGGAACGGCGCAGTTCGTGGTCACCTGGCTGATCGGCATCACCGGCGATCCGATGACGCCGGCCTGGTATCTGGTCATCGCCAATGCCGTCGCCGTCGTGGCGATGCTGATGATGCGTGAGACGCGGCATGTCAGTCTTAATGATTAA
- a CDS encoding LysR substrate-binding domain-containing protein, with protein MSYSIKHLRYVVAVKQSGSLAKASESMSVSVSSIREAIRLIEAKLRISLFLSEPAKGMRLTRDGERFTALAEEFLSAYMGFEQAAAHIPHDWERDISLGVLASAGSLVMPALVAQLSQSVANGHIQLYEHNSKELSEAVRSDKLAAAFTFNDDLHPSLEFVELFNPPLHVGLHPSHPHAGKSAIHLAELEDEPYILLDFDGARRYYAGLFDHHGVKPRVSYTVGSRETAYAMVAAGLGYSVFNLYPLPAGNRPSVEAIVRIPLVSDYWSPSFGMIHLRGRSGGLIDGLRQACRSITADIAQAGKDQSRASSTR; from the coding sequence GTGTCCTATTCGATCAAACACCTGCGTTATGTTGTCGCGGTAAAGCAGAGCGGCTCGCTCGCCAAAGCCTCCGAAAGCATGTCGGTTTCCGTATCTTCGATCCGCGAAGCCATTCGCCTGATTGAAGCGAAGCTGCGCATCAGTCTGTTCCTCAGCGAGCCGGCCAAGGGGATGAGGCTAACCCGCGATGGAGAACGATTCACCGCGCTCGCCGAAGAATTTCTCAGCGCCTATATGGGTTTTGAACAGGCGGCGGCGCATATCCCCCATGATTGGGAACGCGATATTTCCCTGGGCGTGCTCGCCAGTGCGGGCTCGCTTGTTATGCCGGCGCTGGTCGCCCAGCTTTCCCAGTCTGTCGCGAACGGACACATCCAGCTCTATGAACACAACTCGAAAGAACTTTCAGAAGCGGTCCGATCCGACAAACTTGCGGCGGCTTTCACCTTCAACGACGATCTTCACCCTTCGCTGGAGTTCGTCGAGCTATTCAACCCGCCCCTTCACGTCGGCCTGCACCCGTCCCACCCGCACGCCGGAAAAAGCGCAATCCATTTAGCGGAACTGGAAGACGAGCCTTACATTCTTCTCGATTTCGACGGCGCCCGGCGCTATTACGCCGGCCTTTTCGATCATCATGGCGTCAAGCCGCGGGTCAGCTATACGGTAGGTTCGCGCGAAACGGCGTACGCTATGGTCGCCGCCGGCCTTGGTTATTCGGTCTTCAACCTATATCCGCTGCCGGCGGGAAATAGGCCGTCCGTTGAAGCGATCGTGCGTATTCCGCTGGTATCGGATTACTGGAGTCCGAGCTTCGGCATGATCCATCTGCGCGGCCGCAGCGGCGGGCTTATCGACGGGCTGCGTCAGGCCTGCCGTTCCATTACGGCCGACATCGCCCAGGCCGGGAAAGATCAATCCCGCGCGTCATCGACCCGATAA
- a CDS encoding nuclear transport factor 2 family protein produces the protein MVFSAQQQVIDALHQAIASPVHSPASIAAFFDPDYEQWVDGKTLGYNDFLHHMALLKQVTRSMSLTILAAASQGNDVLTHHLVEVEKQDGVRSAIQVFAHFTLRNQRIYRCSELTHLVNGDRQDADLGSRVISAK, from the coding sequence ATGGTATTTTCCGCGCAACAACAGGTTATCGACGCTTTACATCAGGCGATCGCCTCGCCGGTTCATAGTCCGGCGTCGATCGCTGCGTTCTTCGACCCGGACTATGAGCAATGGGTGGACGGCAAGACGCTCGGCTATAACGATTTTCTGCATCACATGGCGCTGTTGAAGCAGGTCACGCGGAGTATGTCGCTAACGATCCTTGCCGCGGCGTCGCAGGGGAACGATGTACTGACGCATCATCTGGTCGAGGTTGAAAAGCAGGATGGCGTGCGCAGTGCGATACAGGTGTTTGCGCATTTTACGTTGAGGAACCAGCGCATCTATCGGTGCAGCGAGTTAACCCATCTGGTTAACGGCGATCGTCAGGATGCGGATTTAGGATCGCGGGTGATAAGCGCGAAGTAG
- a CDS encoding helix-turn-helix domain-containing protein: MNIIRSEKLEHAKKSLTPWHQHTAGQLYWLNRGMIALETQDKQWALTAGCIGWFPPHVPHRACAFGHMTGVSLYLAAEYCRELPDAPQIFSANALLQALVERIANLNASSLAEKHLRLIQVLIDELSSAPTIPSHLPLPQDSRALKIAREILENPADPRTQAEWAKWSGLSARTLSRLFLAQTGINFSHWRQQARLLRSMEFLAKGDSVGNVAAACGYENVSAYIAVFRQRFGVTPGGYFNADAARHQTAAEPPFTDKLR, encoded by the coding sequence ATGAACATCATCCGCAGCGAAAAACTGGAACACGCGAAAAAGTCCCTTACGCCTTGGCACCAACATACCGCCGGTCAGCTTTACTGGTTAAACCGCGGCATGATTGCGCTTGAAACTCAGGATAAACAGTGGGCGCTGACGGCGGGCTGTATTGGCTGGTTTCCGCCGCATGTCCCCCACCGGGCATGCGCTTTCGGCCATATGACGGGAGTGAGTCTCTATCTGGCGGCGGAATATTGCCGGGAACTGCCCGACGCGCCGCAGATTTTCAGCGCGAATGCGCTGTTGCAGGCGTTGGTGGAACGCATCGCCAACCTGAACGCCTCCTCATTAGCGGAGAAACATCTGCGCCTGATTCAGGTGCTCATCGACGAGCTATCATCAGCCCCGACGATACCCTCGCACCTGCCGCTGCCGCAGGATAGCCGGGCGCTGAAAATCGCGCGCGAAATACTGGAAAATCCGGCCGATCCGCGGACTCAGGCGGAATGGGCGAAATGGAGCGGCCTGAGCGCGCGTACGCTAAGCCGGCTTTTCCTCGCCCAGACCGGGATCAATTTTTCTCACTGGCGTCAGCAAGCCCGCCTACTGCGCTCGATGGAATTCCTGGCGAAAGGCGACTCCGTCGGCAACGTTGCCGCGGCCTGCGGCTATGAAAACGTCAGTGCGTATATTGCCGTTTTTCGTCAACGCTTCGGGGTAACGCCCGGCGGTTATTTCAACGCCGATGCCGCTCGCCATCAAACGGCCGCCGAACCGCCGTTTACTGATAAGTTAAGGTGA
- a CDS encoding fimbrial protein: MRLPDALHLRAPAAHLALMAGLWCGLLPAYADLGTTNMQLTATLVSNSCSVSVASQEQTVNMGTLATKAFSEGKPGASPVRFAINLESCGSAVSSVSATFSGTADANDSTLLALSADSSATHVGIAILDKDRNRIPLGNASEQYPLTAGVDSAQLVFYGQYVATQNDVTPGSANGDATFTLTYQ; encoded by the coding sequence ATGAGATTGCCTGACGCTTTGCACCTTCGCGCCCCGGCCGCGCATCTGGCGCTGATGGCCGGACTGTGGTGCGGCCTGTTGCCCGCCTATGCGGATCTGGGGACAACGAACATGCAGCTTACCGCGACGTTGGTGTCGAACAGTTGTTCGGTCAGCGTGGCTTCGCAGGAACAAACCGTCAATATGGGAACCCTGGCGACGAAGGCGTTTTCCGAGGGTAAGCCGGGCGCGTCTCCGGTTAGGTTCGCCATCAACCTTGAAAGCTGCGGCTCGGCGGTCTCTTCGGTTTCCGCCACGTTTTCCGGCACGGCGGACGCCAACGACTCGACGTTATTGGCGTTAAGCGCCGACAGCAGCGCCACGCATGTCGGCATCGCCATTCTGGATAAGGATCGCAATCGTATCCCGCTTGGCAATGCCAGCGAACAATACCCGCTGACCGCCGGCGTCGACAGCGCGCAGTTGGTGTTCTACGGCCAGTATGTGGCGACGCAGAACGACGTCACGCCCGGTTCCGCCAACGGCGACGCCACCTTCACCTTAACTTATCAGTAA
- a CDS encoding fimbrial protein: MKIKITALIKFTGEKKWWLTLAAFWFLLPQHAFAIQCNTATGSPVSYDFNFQFASQQNYVGYTTGWNQKTDSGSYTISGGCNNKDTVYYTAQAGAGLSYSFNDGSANWYDITGNDYLQVASQIYVYNASGGSTYHNVPFVDLSNNCNGRCGGTATTGSRVQVSFRIKRKFVGVTTLPSIPIFSVYGNQGSTGLGTGSPLVVGYLSGTVTVPQSCTLNAGQVVSIDFGNISTGAFTTAGSKPDGVKTATRTIGIACNGIAAQTNLSLRVQADTASGNAIVSDNSDVGFVVTDSNSSPLTPNDLASVLPFTLDDNDSANVTITAYPVSVTGNKPQAGVVTALAYLRVDFD; the protein is encoded by the coding sequence ATGAAAATAAAAATTACAGCGTTGATTAAATTTACCGGGGAGAAAAAATGGTGGCTAACCCTGGCCGCATTCTGGTTCCTTTTGCCGCAGCACGCCTTTGCCATTCAGTGTAATACCGCGACAGGCTCGCCCGTGAGCTATGATTTTAATTTCCAGTTTGCTTCACAGCAAAACTATGTCGGCTATACCACCGGCTGGAACCAAAAAACCGACAGCGGTTCATACACGATAAGCGGCGGATGCAATAATAAGGATACCGTCTACTACACCGCCCAGGCGGGAGCCGGCCTTAGCTACTCTTTCAACGACGGCTCCGCTAACTGGTACGATATCACCGGCAATGATTATTTGCAGGTCGCCTCCCAGATCTACGTGTATAACGCGTCAGGCGGCAGCACCTATCATAATGTGCCTTTTGTTGATTTATCCAATAACTGTAACGGGAGATGCGGCGGCACGGCGACGACCGGCAGCCGGGTGCAGGTCAGTTTTCGTATTAAACGGAAATTTGTCGGCGTGACGACGTTGCCCTCCATTCCCATTTTTTCCGTCTATGGCAATCAGGGCAGTACGGGGCTGGGTACGGGGTCGCCTTTGGTGGTGGGGTACCTGAGCGGCACGGTGACGGTACCGCAAAGCTGTACGCTGAACGCCGGACAGGTGGTTTCCATCGACTTCGGCAATATTTCCACCGGCGCGTTTACCACGGCGGGCAGCAAGCCCGATGGAGTGAAAACCGCCACCCGCACCATCGGCATTGCCTGCAACGGCATTGCCGCTCAGACCAATCTTTCGCTGCGCGTTCAGGCGGATACGGCATCCGGCAATGCGATTGTCTCTGATAACAGCGATGTCGGCTTCGTAGTTACCGACAGCAACAGTAGCCCGCTGACGCCGAACGACCTTGCCAGCGTGCTGCCCTTTACGCTGGATGATAACGACAGCGCCAACGTGACGATCACGGCTTATCCGGTCAGCGTTACCGGCAATAAGCCGCAGGCGGGCGTCGTGACCGCGCTGGCCTACCTGCGTGTCGATTTTGACTAA
- a CDS encoding fimbrial protein: MNDSLSIRSIERALGRRGLKLGGALLLAALAPSVQADLGLSNMQLTVTVIANSCVVSQDSVNKTVDLGSWASKQFIGTQKSPEATPFQINLEDCAAAATGVQVTFSGTQDTADSTLLALSSDSTATNLAVEILDKDRNQIPLGQASEVYALTANASSASLMFYGRYVRTGDAVTPGSANADATFTLSYQ; encoded by the coding sequence GTGAACGATTCTTTATCTATCCGCAGTATTGAACGCGCCCTCGGCCGTCGTGGTTTGAAACTTGGCGGCGCGCTGTTGCTGGCCGCGCTGGCGCCCTCCGTACAGGCGGATTTGGGGCTAAGCAATATGCAATTGACTGTTACGGTGATCGCCAACAGTTGCGTCGTCAGCCAGGATAGCGTCAATAAAACCGTGGATCTGGGAAGCTGGGCCAGCAAACAGTTTATCGGCACGCAGAAAAGTCCGGAGGCGACGCCTTTCCAGATTAATTTAGAAGACTGCGCCGCGGCGGCGACCGGCGTACAGGTCACTTTTTCCGGCACCCAGGACACGGCCGATAGCACATTGTTGGCGCTGAGTAGCGATAGCACCGCGACTAACCTCGCGGTGGAAATTTTGGATAAAGACCGCAATCAAATTCCACTTGGTCAGGCGAGCGAAGTTTATGCGTTGACCGCCAACGCGAGTAGCGCATCGCTGATGTTCTATGGGCGGTATGTGCGGACTGGCGACGCGGTAACGCCGGGGTCGGCCAATGCCGATGCCACATTTACGCTGAGCTATCAGTAA
- a CDS encoding fimbrial protein encodes MKRKLERATAAPRRSATAERQWESINNLGIKSETLMKQLVRNTLCAVRGNALWITLAAGALGLPQIGWAAQCSTVSGSPTTYNFAYTIASTQNYTGYETGWRDETASGSSAIGGACRGGPDTYFTSTVGPSLTFAVAEGDTKWYDIGSNDYLQVASQIGINNVNLGQLVYQYVPFTDVNNNCQGRCGSTLASGSRVRVNFRIKRPFVGITTISSIPIFYLYANQGGAGLGTGTPIAVGYLSGTVTVPQSCELNAGQIIAIDFGSVSTGAFKTAGQIAEGVTPANRSIGIQCKGIEAQTSLSLRVQADNVKDNMIVSDNADIGFIITDGDNNPLTPNSLSSVIPFVLDDAASASVKIGAYPVSVTGQTPAVGLATGKGYLRVDFY; translated from the coding sequence ATGAAACGGAAGCTAGAAAGAGCAACAGCAGCGCCTCGGCGCTCCGCCACGGCCGAACGGCAGTGGGAATCGATCAACAATCTCGGTATTAAAAGCGAAACGCTAATGAAACAGCTTGTGAGAAATACGCTCTGCGCCGTGCGCGGCAATGCGCTTTGGATAACGCTGGCGGCTGGCGCGCTGGGGCTGCCGCAGATTGGGTGGGCTGCGCAGTGCAGTACGGTCAGCGGCTCCCCGACCACCTATAACTTCGCCTATACCATCGCCTCCACCCAGAACTATACCGGCTATGAGACCGGGTGGCGGGATGAAACCGCATCAGGATCGTCGGCGATCGGCGGCGCATGCAGAGGCGGACCCGATACCTATTTTACCTCGACGGTCGGGCCGTCGCTGACCTTCGCGGTTGCCGAAGGCGATACCAAATGGTACGACATCGGCAGTAATGATTACCTGCAAGTCGCCTCGCAGATCGGTATCAATAACGTCAATCTGGGACAGCTTGTGTACCAGTATGTCCCTTTCACCGACGTCAACAATAATTGCCAAGGGCGCTGCGGATCGACGCTGGCCAGCGGCAGCCGCGTGCGGGTCAACTTCCGCATCAAACGTCCGTTCGTCGGTATTACCACCATCTCATCAATTCCTATCTTCTATCTGTACGCCAATCAGGGCGGAGCAGGTCTGGGCACCGGCACCCCGATCGCGGTGGGTTATTTGAGCGGTACGGTCACGGTGCCGCAAAGCTGTGAACTGAACGCCGGGCAAATCATCGCCATCGATTTCGGCAGCGTTTCGACCGGCGCGTTCAAAACCGCCGGTCAGATAGCGGAGGGCGTAACGCCCGCCAACCGCAGCATCGGCATTCAGTGTAAGGGCATTGAAGCGCAGACCAGCCTGTCGCTGCGCGTGCAGGCCGACAACGTGAAAGACAATATGATCGTTTCCGACAACGCCGACATCGGATTCATCATCACCGACGGCGACAACAACCCGCTGACGCCCAACTCCCTATCGAGCGTGATCCCGTTCGTGCTTGACGACGCCGCCAGCGCCAGCGTCAAAATCGGGGCTTATCCGGTCAGCGTTACCGGCCAGACGCCGGCAGTCGGCCTGGCGACCGGCAAAGGCTATCTGCGCGTCGACTTCTACTAA